From Micromonas commoda chromosome 15, complete sequence, one genomic window encodes:
- a CDS encoding predicted protein has translation MATQAERNLALCKEVFDIQSELALDIVDQAAFVAVASKLPDFFAPSFALTMGPGLGDAEAVNFRAMTQITHPIFHNVKNTKVEHACTVLNNDKIRALEHRTAVFLDAWGREVPGTNKMYTFEHVVAFDAATGKITEWRQTWDLVEWHLSCAKRDAVNDAQIFDRNRQLYYDIMGAWGAGEFDSCASNSPAGESSRETLAKKLFADDFTLDPRYPSTYRRDACDVLYDGPGGYLRWCDFFAKTFATPDYTVRDAYPGESGEVWAVGHYTPTDVTSNRALPFKVEFVHRVGFDVKGKCVYFKVYNGPQAIHLDALGAPTEDAVPPMIPTPPRPTLDVEKDFQKALALFELNQRQWASGTYAARDRDEALAAIAEVWDPECVVDVRYPSRCATNLNAVLRGHEGVRRWCAVLSGYDCPGFRVCRTARGPDGDVIARLEFNASVKATKASMDERQDCFMRVVASRRTGRLTHCVVHWGPGRVAEDAALVPDASSPGRFFAVVHRPVGKASEWWRATAAAFDDPASLRETFERQYELGYYNHYFLPEKAGDPNAPVLCLWESAKSVTVEEFRSFIDGADGPFPNGEFANDVYAIAPTGATGGLPATGFIAPADPWHARPMPTATRGSRFWVRHRFKSEDDRAAFWNAVKAFTAADWKEFAIANHAAGYHNPLFAPAMDDGDVFCVWECVDPTTTVEQFAEYVDGPSRQTRLLKHFVNECHACDAVVGVWPDAKFAKPTGGAMLTIKQTPQAAMAAATSRATAA, from the exons ATGGCGACCCAGGCTGAGCGCAACCTCGCGCTGTGCAAGGAGGTTTTCGATATCCAatccgagctcgcgctcgacatCGTCGACCAggccgcgttcgtcgcggtcgcgtccaAGCTTCCCGACTTCTTCGCGCCCTCTTTCGCCCTCACCATGGGccccggcctcggcgacgccgaagccgtGAACTTTCGCGCCATGACCCAAATCACTCACCCCATCTTTCACAACGTCAAGAACACGAAGGTGGAGCACGCATGCACGGTGCTGAACAACGACAAGatccgcgcgctggagcacCGCACCGCCGTCTTTCTCGACGCGTGGGGCCGCGAGGTTCCGGGCACGAACAAGATGTACACGTTCGAGCACGTCGTGGCATTCGACGCGGCCACCGGGAAGATAACCGAATGGCGCCAAACCTGGGATCTCGTCGAGTGGCATCTCTCGTGCGCCAaacgcgacgccgtgaaCGACGCGCAGATCTTCGACCGGAACAGGCAGCTGTACTACGACATCATGGGCGCgtggggcgccggcgagttTGACAGCTGTGCGTCAAACTCGCCGGCTGGCGAATCGAGTCGCGAAACGTTAGCAAAGAAACTCTTCGCGGATGACTTCACCCTGGACCCACGGTACCCGTCCACGTacaggcgcgacgcgtgcgacgtgcTGTACGATGGCCCCGGTGGGTACCTCCGTTGGTGCGACTTTTTTGCGAAAACCTTCGCCACGCCGGACTACaccgttcgcgacgcgtaCCCCGGCGAAAGCGGCGAAGTTTGGGCCGTCGGTCACTACACCCCCACGGACGTCACGTCGAACCGCGCGTTGCCGTTCAAGGTGGAGTTTGTGCACCGCGTCGGCTTCGACGTGAAGGGTAAGTGCGTTTATTTTAAGGTGTACAACGGCCCGCAGGCGAtccacctcgacgcgttgggcgcgccgacggaggacgcggtTCCGCCGATgatcccgacgccgcctcgaccgacTTTGGACGTCGAGAAGGATTTCCAGAAGGCTCTCGCGCTCTTCGAGCTCAACCAGCGGCAGTGGGCGTCCGGGacgtacgccgcgagggacagggacgaggcgctcgcggccatcgcggaggttTGGGACCCGGAGTGCGTCGTTGACGTccg GTATCCGTCGCGATGTGCGACGAACCTGAACGCGGTGCTGAGGGGGCACGAGGGCGTTCGTCGCTGGTGCGCGGTGCTCTCCGGGTACGACTGTCCCGGCTTTCGCGTGTgcaggacggcgaggggcCCCGACGGGGACGTGATCGCCAGGCTCGAGTTCAACGCGAGCGTCAAGGCGACGAAGGCTTCGATGGACGAGCGCCAGGACTGCTTcatgcgcgtcgtcgccagccgaCGCACGGGAAGGCTGACGCACTGCGTGGTGCACTGGGGCCCGGGTCGggtcgcggaggacgccgcgttggttcccgacgcgtcctcgcccggaAGGTTTTTCGCCGTCGTTCACCGCCCCGTCGGGAAGGCTTCCGAGTGGTGGCGGGCgacagccgccgcgttcgacgatcCGGCCTCGCTCCGTGAGACGTTCGAGAGACAGTACGAGCTCGGCTACTACAACCACTACTTCCTCCCGGAGAAGGCTGGggacccgaacgcgcccgTCCTGTGCCTGTGGGAGAGCGCCAAGtccgtcaccgtcgaggaGTTCCGTTCGttcatcgacggcgccgacggaccGTTCCCAAACGGCGAGTTCGCAAACGACGTGTACGCCATCGCGCCTaccggggcgacgggcgggctGCCGGCGACTGGgttcatcgcgcccgcggacccGTGGCACGCGCGGCCGATGCCGACGgccacgcgcgggtcgcgcttCTGGGTGCGTCAcag GTTCAAGAGCGaagacgaccgcgccgcgtttTGGAACGCGGTTAAAGCGTttaccgccgccgactgGAAGGAATTCGCCATCGCGAaccacgccgccgggtaCCACAACCCACTCTTCGCcccggcgatggacgacggcgacgtcttcTGCGTGTGGGAGTGCGTggatccgacgacgactgtGGAACAGTTCGCGGAATACGTCGACGGGCCGTCGCGACAGACGAGGCTCCTGAAGCACTTCGTCAACGAGTGccacgcgtgcgacgcggtcgtcggggTGTGGCCGGACGCGAAATTCGCGAAACCGACGGGAGGAGCGATGCTGACCATCAAGCAGACGccgcaggcggcgatggcggcggcgacgtcccgagccaccgcggcgtgA
- a CDS encoding predicted protein, which translates to MAIALTDAQVRSLRARFDAHDATPQAHSSTWSRRLYAPFFIDAPEMADVKRAITRAHPRHVVAFDIVFESRGNETAWHTDYESLGPFVVRDALVAMRDRHFVSVHFNLTKDGGALVTCERAPMWLDWLTYRCIVAFGIYSTAHRLLTRIAGPFLAAFASHAPNAVGAGNSFDNMRLHKVTAGAPRISYVVRLAHKDALISREAVRRGVERSAACAALGFLSETLPDEREHRVGDLDWSGEAREASARKGATTATVTTAAGADAKSARVS; encoded by the coding sequence ATGGCGATCGCGCTGACCGACGCGCAGGTGCGCTCGCTGCGCGCGAggttcgacgcgcacgacgccacTCCGCAGGCGCACTCGTCGACGTGGAGCCGACGGCTCTACGCGCCGTTCTTCATCGACGCGCCGGAGATGGCCGACGTGAAGCGGGCCATCACGCGAGCGCACCCGCGCCACGTCGTGGCCTTCGACATCGTGTTCGAATCGCGCGGCAACGAGACGGCGTGGCACACCGACTACGAGAGCCTCGGTCCGttcgtcgttcgcgacgccctcgtcgccatgCGCGACCGACACTTCGTGTCCGTGCACTTCAACCTGACGAAGGACGGGGGTGCCCTCGTGACGTGCGAAAGGGCGCCGATGTGGTTGGATTGGCTCACGTATCGGTgcatcgtcgcgttcggcATATACTCGACAGCGCACAGACTGCTGACCCGCATCGCCGGTccgttcctcgcggcgttcgcgtcccacGCACccaacgccgtcggcgcAGGCAACTCCTTCGACAACATGCGTCTGCACAAAGTCACCGCTGGCGCGCCGAGAATCTCTTACGTCGTTCGCCTGGCGCATAAAGACGCGCTCATCTCGCGAGAGGCGGTGCGACGGGGCGTCGAACggtccgccgcgtgcgcggcgctgggctTCCTGAGCGAGACGCTgccggacgagcgcgagcatcgcgtcgGGGACCTCGATTGGAGCGGGGAAGCTcgggaggcgagcgcgaggaaaggcgcgacgacggcgacggttaccacggcggccggggcggacgctaaatccgcgcgcgtgagctga
- a CDS encoding predicted protein, which translates to MSSLSPEDAPLTSQGKPRSRPGGRRRGGSGSGDAAAAEASGSSGSSTAGEDDGSPGSHGENARRMRHVAKRFLGSYYRDINDAPERVARHYTDASTPRATTPVAGAERPGRGRDTRQSQSNVKTTPGSTTPGEYIEIVDFFDGIEPGTSRSPMRALTHSDPTAEGVDAIVQRQRRMFRNRRVSVVSVDVRPVPSGGDSENTAVHGEGSSSHRERVMAVVLGNLHATAQGPTDDDVNGDVQFMHTFVLERGRRPRGDTADAGDDENLGDFNDQQEQFAIVDEVFRRVDPVGDARAPGGLAAGAASLLRAAQSPPPTRGGGRSRAGRRDGDDETGTSDGETSSEFGEKGSPKIAKNGGQTPVVDGPEDGGDSPESTKTRKTPPVDDGLDDSVDEADVWLTNPMYGDVPDTNPAPRDAQTEGHNTQTETPRAVRRAPGSAEVVPESPAINFASPNPFEDEAEGGGGGGVPRGVPKRGADGGAQGARSATRPMSPDANSIPFPSRSLLGANGPHVQHAPRANGARPNSGGESRLNRVSRRYSHEFEDAGTRRTLFDESPYVNRGRGNRRDHDDFDDDFDDDEEEEGFGGAEGAEGAEDAEHTERRARRKERSVAGPPSSRYRRRVYSSASSSPAMSHAAGPTSAAPSPGFEPGTSGFDRNASPAAKRGLNARFQYDAQPWASAESEGVGVGDGVGVGAAAAASPSGRGGPAPGPRALEPMARSPRLVTLTERSDEGSTAASMRESASVTESAVNSDSERGSTRSGATAGRVTAGVLSDEEDRGSLRAHPVAEDAEILDWEDVRGYPAPNNRPNPSAASPDPVPRSSSRVRHNGYNGQSRGYYSSRDSRNGTRRSQHGDEYGDAGVDPYPRSTHTLRGPPPVRYGSYRSSHDDVRPFGDGGYAGVGGYSQPGSRSSSRGSARSSRGFVSRSHAGMYGGFDRGGGYDGVAGEDSFRRSSLVGSMPRGGRSAPPSPSMGATRAREFGVRDRTPRVRLSSAAGGLRGSYRRDDYDFATGAFEFHPPRSSANTTPGNTFEESEQPPQLEDAVNYLGMLTAALHFTAAVVVFGFLLVAVYANGSAMTSLSKRLDRLDGAIVAGPASGNLGGVGGWGGGGGGGGARMPKVGASVFGGSVVDVSGDAKAVKAAGGGTAGAPASRRSAPKIVDLDSDEL; encoded by the exons ATGTCTTCGCTCAgccccgaggacgcgccgctGACGTCGCAGGGCAAGCCGCGGTCCCGGcccggggggcggcggcgcgggggctcgggctcgggcgacgctgccgctgccgaggcgtcgggctcgagcgggtcctccaccgccggggAAGACGACGGGTCCCCCGGGTCCCACGGGGAaaacgcgcggcgcatgCGACACGTCGCCAAGCGTTTCCTCGGTTCGTACTACAGGGACATCAACGACGctcccgagcgcgtcgcgaggcacTACACG GAcgcgagcacgccgcgcgcgaccacgccggtcgccggcgccgagcgcccaggccgcggtcgcgacaCGCGTCAATCCCAATCGAACGTAAAAACCACCCCCGGGTCCACCACCCCCGGCGAATACATCGAGATCGTCGACTTCTTCGACGGCATCGAAcccgggacgtcgcggtcgcccaTGCGCGCGCTCACCCACTCGGATcccaccgcggagggcgtcgacgcgataGTTCAGCGGCAGCGGCGCATGTTCCGGAACAGGCGCGTCTCCGTGGTCAGCGTGGACGTCAggccggtgccgtcggggggGGACTCCGAAAACACAGCTGTGCACGGAGAGGGCTCATCGTCTCATCGCGAGCGGGTGATGGCGGTGGTGCTCGGCAACCTGCACGCCACCGCCCAGGGTccgaccgacgacgacgttaaCGGGGACGTGCAGTTCATGCACACCTTCGTGCTCGAGCGGggccggcgtcctcgcggggacacggccgacgccggggatgaTGAGAACCTCGGCGACTTCAACGACCAACAGGAACAATTCGCGATTGTCGACGAGGTGTTCCGTCGGGTGGATCcggtgggcgacgcgcgcgcgccgggcgggctggccgcgggggcggcgtcgctgctccgcgcggcgcaatccccgcccccgacgcgcggcggggggcgcagccgcgcggggcgacgcgacggcgacgacgagaccggaACCTCCGACGGAGAAACCTCCTCGGAGTTTGGCGAAAAGGGATCGCCAAAGATTGCCAAAAACGGTGGCCAAACGCCAGTAGTGGACGggcccgaggacggcggcgactcgcCCGAGTCCACGAAGACACGAAAAACGCCGCCGGTCGACGACGGTTTGGACGACagcgtggacgaggcggacgtgtGGCTTACGAACCCGATGTACGGCGACGTGCCGGATACTAACCCGGCACCTCGAGACGCTCAAACAGAGGGTCATAACACTCAAACAGAGAcccctcgcgcggtgcgaAGGGCGCCGGGCAGCGCGGAGGTGGTGCCGGAGTCGCCCGCGATCAACTTTGCGTCCCCGAATCCcttcgaggacgaggcggagggaggagggggaggcggggtgccgaggggggtgccgaagcggggcgccgacggcggcgcccagggcgcccggagcgcgacgcggccgatgtcgcccgacgcgaaTTCGATTCCGTTTCCGTCGCGaagcctcctcggcgccaacGGCCCTCACGTCCaacacgcgccgcgcgccaacggAGCACGCCCgaacagcggcggcgagtccaGGCTCAACCGCGTGTCCAGGCGGTACTCGCACGAGTTCGAGGACGCgggaacgcggcggacgctGTTCGACGAGTCGCCGTACGTCAACAGAGGTCGGGGAAATCGACGAGACCACGACGATTTCGACGACGatttcgacgacgacgaggaggaggagggattcgggggtgccgagggtgccgagggtgccgaggacgccgagcacACGGAGAGGAGGGCCCGGCGGAAGGAACGGTCCGTCGCCGGTCCGCCGAGCAGCCGGtaccgccgacgcgtgtactcgtccgcgtcgtcgtcgcccgcgatgtcgcacgccgccgggccgacgtccgcggcgccctcgccgggaTTCGAACCGGGAACATCCGGGTTCGACCGCAACGCCtcacccgccgcgaagcgggGGCTCAACGCCAGGTTCCAGTACGACGCGCAGCcgtgggcgagcgcggagtcGGAgggagtcggagtcggagacggggtcggcgtcggagccgcggccgcggcgagcccgagcggccggggcggtcccgcccccgggccccgcgcgctcgagcccaTGGCGAGGTCCCCGCGGCTGGTCACGCTGACGGAACGCTCCGACGAGGGaagcaccgcggcgtcgatgcgaGAATCGGCATCCGTCACCGAATCAGCAGTCAACTCCGACAGCGAGCGGGGGTCCACGCGaagcggcgccaccgccggaaGAGTCACCGCCGGTGTGCTGAGCGACGAAGAGGACCGAGGTTCGCTTCGCGcccaccccgtcgccgaggatgccgagaTACTCGACTGGGAGGACGTCCGGGGGTATCCCGCGCCCAACAACCGACCgaacccgtcggcggcgtcgcccgatCCCGTCCcacgatcgtcgtcgcgcgtgcGTCATAACGGCTATAACGGCCAATCGCGGGGATACTACTCGTCGCGCGACTCGCGTAACGGAACCCGGCGGTCGCAGCACGGGGACGagtacggcgacgcgggtgtcGACCCGTATCCGAGGTCGACCCATACCCTAAGGGGTCCGCCCCCGGTGCGATACGGGTCCTACCGGAGTtcccacgacgacgtccgtcCGTTTGGTGACGGCGGGTacgccggcgtgggcgggtACTCGCAGCCcgggtcgaggtcgagctcgcgcgggtccgcgcggtcgtcccgAGGGTTCGTCAGCCGCAGCCACGCGGGTATGTACGGGGGGttcgatcgcggcgggggttaCGACGGAGTGGCGGGTGAGGATTCGTTTCGCCGTTCTTCCCTCGTTGGTTCGATGCCGCGCGGGGGCagatcggcgccgccgtcgccgtccatgggcgcgacgcgcgcgcgggagttTGGCGTGCGCGAccgcacgccgcgcgtccggctctcctccgcggctggCGGTTTGCGCGGGTCGTACCGAAGGGACGATTACGACTTCGCCACCGGAGCCTTCGAGTTTCACCCGCCCCGATCGTCGGCGAATACCACACCGGGGAACACCTTCGAAGAGTCCGAACAACCCCCGCAGCTggaggacgcggtgaacTACCTCGGCatgctcaccgcggcgctgcacttcaccgcggcggtcgtcgtcttcgggtTTCTGCTCGTCGCGGTGTACGCCAACGGTTCGGCGATGACGAGTCTGTCCAAGCGACTCGACAGGCTGGACGGCGCAATCGTCGCGGGGCCGGCTTCGGgaaacctcggcggcgtgggcgggtggggcggcggcggcggcggcggcggcgcgaggatgccgaAGGTGGGCGCGAGCGTGTTCGGGGGGAGCGTGGTGGACGTGAGCGGCGACGCAAAGGCGGTTAaagcggcggggggcggcacagctggcgcgccggcttcgaggcggtcggcgccgaaaatcgtcgacctcgactCGGACGAGCTCTGA